The nucleotide window CTTTGACGTGGACGGGACGCTGATAGACGTGGGCGAGAGCTACGACATGGCCGTCAAGCTGACCGTGGAGTACTTCCTCCGGGCCTTCGGGGTGGAGCGGGAAATCGAGCTTGAGTGGGTCAGAAAACTGCGCTCCAAGGGGTGCTTCGGCGACGACTTCAAGGTGAGCGAGGTGCTGATTCTTTTCTCAATGGCGGGCGACGTTGAAGCTCTCGTTGAGGAGTTCCCGGCGGGAGAGGGCATAGAGTGGGTTCGGGAGCGGTTTGGGGTTGGAATGCACCGGGGGAGCATAGAGAGGGTCTTCAACACTTTCTACCTCGGGGAAGCCTATCCCGGAAGGCTCTTCGACTTTTCGGGCCTCTGGAGAAATGAAAAACCGCTCATCGGGGCGGAGCTTTTAAGGGAACTTTCGGAGAAGTTCAGAGTTGGGGTCGTCACGGGCAGGAGCGAGCTTGAGCTTGGATTGGCTGAACAAATTCTCGGCTTCCGCTTTGAAAGGGCCGTAACGAGGGAGCTCGGCCTCAAGCCGAACCCCGACCTGCTTTGGGAGCTGGTGAAAGGTGAAAGAGGGGTTTACGTCGGCGACACGCTCAACGACGAGCTGTTCGTCGAGAACTACCAGAGGGAATACGGGGACTTCGATTTCGTCATGGTCGGGCGGGACGTTGAGAACGTCTCGGAATTCGTTGAAAACCTGCTGGAGGGGTTGAGATGAGGGTTGCCGTTCTGGGAGCTGGAACAATAGGTGGGGCGATAGCGAAGGCCCTGAAAAAGGCCGGATACGATGTCGTTGCGACGAGGAGGATGGTTGAGAAAGCTAAAGAACTGCTCGAGCTTGGAATAGAGGTCATTCCGGACAACAGGAAAGCCGCTGGAGGCGCTGATGTTGTGTTCATCGCGGTGAAGCCCAGTAAGGTCGGCGAGGTCCTCGAGGAGATATCCGACCTAATCGAGGGCAAGCTGGTAATCTCTGTCGTCGCCGGCGTCTCGCTGAAGGAACTGAAGCGCTTCGCGAAGGCGAAATTCGTAAGGGCGATGCCCAACATAGCCGTTCTCGTCGGCGAGTCCTTCACAGCCTACGCGACGGAGCTTGAGGGTAGAGAAATTGAGCTTGTGGAAAAACTGTTGAGGACCTTTGGGGACTGCGTCCGCGTTGAGGAGGAGCACATGGACGCGATAACCGGGCTGAGCGGTTCCGGGCCGGCCTACGTTACCGTCTTCCTCGAGGCGATGATTTACGGCGGTCTGCGCGTTGGCCTGCCGAGGGATTTGGCGAAGAGGGCCTCGCTTCAGACACTCCTCGGGACTGCGAAGCTCCTCATGGAGACCGAGAGGCATCCTGCTGAAGTGAGGGAGTGGGTCATAACGCCTGGAGGAACGACGATAGACGGCGTCTTCGAGCTGGAGGAGGGCAAGATAAGAACCGCTGTAATGAAGGCCGTTGATGCGGCAACTAAGAAGTCGAGGATTCTGTCGAAGAGGGTTTGAGAGTCTTTTTCCCTTCAAATTTTCTGGCGGGCCGGGCGGGATTTGAACCCGCGACCTTCGGCTCCGGAGGCCGACGCTCCATCCAGGCTAAGCCACCGGCCCAACCCCTCGATAGTTGGGATGGACGTTTAAAAATCTAACTCGGCTAAGTTTTTAAGCCGGGCCGATGAAATCGGTTGGGGTGAAAGGGAGTGGCAATAGTCGATGTCAGGATTCTTGTTGAAGGTGCCAGCGACGTTGAGGTCGTGAGCAAGGCCCTCCAGGGCCTGGCGCTGGGAAGCGAGTACAACATAACGATATCCTCGATAATTCCCACGACCAACATAGACATTGCCAAGAGCGCGGCCGCCGGAGCGGACCTGCTCATCATAGCGACCGACGCCGACCGCGTGGGAAGGGAGCTCGCGGAGAGGCTCTTCAACGAGCTCGGGGAAATGGTCGGCCACATCGAGAGGATGAAGCTTCCCCTCGGCCACGATCTGGAGCACGTTGACGTCGAACTCGTGAGGAAAGAACTGAAGAACACCCTCGTAAGGGCCGGTCTGAAGAGCCTGAGGGTCCTCCCGGAGTACATGGAGCTCAGAAAAGAGTTGCTCGACGTTAAAGGCCATTACGACGAGCTGGCCCACCAGTACGAAGAACTGGAGCGCGAATACGAGGAGCTCAGGAGAAAGTACGAGGAGCTCAGAAGCGAGTACCTGAGCCTCAAGCAGGAGAACGAGAGCCTTCAGACCCTTCTTGAAAAGAAGAGCAGGCCTGTGAAGATCGAGGAAGCCTGGAAGGCCCTGTTCCCCGCGGAACCCGTTCCCCCTGAGGAGTTCCTGGCAATAGCAGTTGAAAAGCTCGGCCTCAACGGAAAGATCGTCGTTGGGCAGGGCTACATCTACGCGGAGGAGGAAGAGGCCGTCGGGGAGCTCCTGAAGACTGTGTACCTGAGCATGGCCATCTCAAAGGAGCTCGTTGAGAAGGAGAAACCGGAAGAAAAGGAGCCCGAGAAACAGGAAGAAATAGCCGAGGAAGGCCTTGAAGAGGTAATCCCAGGAATCGAGGAGGACTGAGTGCCGGGATGAACGGAGAGCATTCAACAGTCATCGAGGAGTTCGCAACGTACCTCGACCTCGAGGGCAAGAGCCCGAACACCATAAGGATGTACACGTACTACGTTAGGCGATACCTTGAGCAGGGCGGGGGGCTT belongs to Thermococcus sp. AM4 and includes:
- a CDS encoding HAD family hydrolase, giving the protein MWVVFDVDGTLIDVGESYDMAVKLTVEYFLRAFGVEREIELEWVRKLRSKGCFGDDFKVSEVLILFSMAGDVEALVEEFPAGEGIEWVRERFGVGMHRGSIERVFNTFYLGEAYPGRLFDFSGLWRNEKPLIGAELLRELSEKFRVGVVTGRSELELGLAEQILGFRFERAVTRELGLKPNPDLLWELVKGERGVYVGDTLNDELFVENYQREYGDFDFVMVGRDVENVSEFVENLLEGLR
- the proC gene encoding pyrroline-5-carboxylate reductase, whose product is MRVAVLGAGTIGGAIAKALKKAGYDVVATRRMVEKAKELLELGIEVIPDNRKAAGGADVVFIAVKPSKVGEVLEEISDLIEGKLVISVVAGVSLKELKRFAKAKFVRAMPNIAVLVGESFTAYATELEGREIELVEKLLRTFGDCVRVEEEHMDAITGLSGSGPAYVTVFLEAMIYGGLRVGLPRDLAKRASLQTLLGTAKLLMETERHPAEVREWVITPGGTTIDGVFELEEGKIRTAVMKAVDAATKKSRILSKRV
- a CDS encoding toprim domain-containing protein, producing MAIVDVRILVEGASDVEVVSKALQGLALGSEYNITISSIIPTTNIDIAKSAAAGADLLIIATDADRVGRELAERLFNELGEMVGHIERMKLPLGHDLEHVDVELVRKELKNTLVRAGLKSLRVLPEYMELRKELLDVKGHYDELAHQYEELEREYEELRRKYEELRSEYLSLKQENESLQTLLEKKSRPVKIEEAWKALFPAEPVPPEEFLAIAVEKLGLNGKIVVGQGYIYAEEEEAVGELLKTVYLSMAISKELVEKEKPEEKEPEKQEEIAEEGLEEVIPGIEED